CTACGCGGAAACCAAGGTCGCCATCGAGAAGGCATTGCTTGACTCAGCCGATTCTAACGGTTTTTGCCCCGTCCTGCTTCGGCTCGCCACCGTTTTCGGCGTCTCTCCCAGGATGCGCTTCGATCTCACCGTAAACGAATTTGCCATGGAAATGTACGTCAAAAAACACCTCGTGGTGTACGGGGAACAATTCTGGCGGCCCTACATTCACGTCAGGGATGCGGCCCGGGCCATCCTCTCCGTCTTAAAATCGGGCGAGGAAAAGGTCAAGGGGGAGGTATTTAACGTGGGATCCTCCGGGGAAAATTACCAGAAACAGCAGCTGGTGGAGCTGATACTTCCATATGCCCCCGACGCCATTGTGGAATATGTCCACAAGGATGAAGACCCCCGGGATTACCGGGTCTCTTTCGAGAAGATAAAAAACCGGCTTGGATTCACCGTGGAGCATACTGTAAAAGACGGCATAGAGGAGATAATCGGTCTCGCAAAAGATAATATCATCAAAGATTATCTAAGGGAAGAATACAGAAACTGAGATGAAAGGATTATTTGGAAGAAAAAGGGGAAAAGACGATTTCATCCCGCTGTGCATCC
This region of Candidatus Zymogenus saltonus genomic DNA includes:
- a CDS encoding NAD(P)-dependent oxidoreductase produces the protein MNILVTGGAGYVGSTLVPLLLFSGHRVRVLDLLQHGGDSLLGVWSHPGFEFLYGDICDGKIIERGLSGMDAVVHLAAIVGDPACARKKELAKAINIDASLSLIDAANEGEISRFIFASTCSNYGKMKDPNRLVDETSELSPVSLYAETKVAIEKALLDSADSNGFCPVLLRLATVFGVSPRMRFDLTVNEFAMEMYVKKHLVVYGEQFWRPYIHVRDAARAILSVLKSGEEKVKGEVFNVGSSGENYQKQQLVELILPYAPDAIVEYVHKDEDPRDYRVSFEKIKNRLGFTVEHTVKDGIEEIIGLAKDNIIKDYLREEYRN